In a genomic window of candidate division WOR-3 bacterium:
- the csm2 gene encoding type III-A CRISPR-associated protein Csm2, translating to MQQSQRTSSQSNPEAKYFREYKPTEKAREHIEEIVRKGNVRLLNTFAQELGQIFINKMGKEKELTTSQVRSILDDIQSIDTSSEDSVRRELELLRPKLAYAAGRHKGRVKQFQGVIDYAIELVTDPNTKAPASMFENLKAFIEAVVAYHRYYGGRE from the coding sequence ATGCAACAATCACAAAGAACCAGCAGCCAGTCCAATCCTGAGGCAAAGTACTTCCGGGAATACAAGCCGACAGAGAAAGCCAGAGAGCATATAGAGGAGATCGTCCGCAAGGGAAATGTCAGACTCCTCAATACCTTCGCCCAGGAGCTGGGACAGATTTTCATAAACAAGATGGGCAAGGAGAAGGAGCTGACAACCTCGCAGGTCCGTTCCATCCTTGATGACATCCAGAGCATTGATACCAGCAGTGAAGACAGCGTCCGGCGTGAGCTGGAACTGCTCAGGCCGAAACTGGCCTATGCGGCGGGCAGACACAAAGGCAGGGTCAAGCAATTTCAGGGGGTTATTGATTATGCGATTGAGCTGGTGACCGATCCGAATACAAAAGCGCCAGCTTCAATGTTTGAAAATCTCAAGGCATTCATTGAGGCGGTGGTTGCCTATCACCGCTATTATGGTGGAAGGGAGTAA
- the csm3 gene encoding type III-A CRISPR-associated RAMP protein Csm3 — MAEIRLHGKVIISAEIVALTGIRVGGSQTGLKIGGPDSPVISDAYGVPYIPGSALRGKMLTLTERKLAKPPSQHGGRHMCSSGSLCEVCKIWGVLGVSGSANGETVTLGRLLVRDVPLDQSTITPEMQKNMDLKYTEVKFETAIDRRTGTALHGSLRQIERVPAGAIFRPAEFIFNIYEDGDKDLLKHLFEAMALLEDDYLGGMGSRGYGKVKFENIRVWWNKKEDYEKGNLGLTAERAVNKTWTTPRELINNFAELKKGLTG; from the coding sequence ATGGCAGAGATTAGACTGCATGGCAAGGTAATTATCAGTGCCGAGATTGTCGCCTTGACCGGAATCAGAGTTGGTGGCAGTCAGACCGGATTAAAAATCGGGGGACCGGATTCTCCGGTGATCAGCGATGCCTACGGCGTTCCATACATTCCCGGTTCGGCTCTGCGCGGTAAGATGCTGACACTGACTGAGCGTAAGCTGGCGAAGCCTCCCTCCCAGCATGGCGGACGGCACATGTGTTCATCGGGTTCCCTTTGTGAGGTGTGTAAGATCTGGGGCGTTCTTGGTGTCTCCGGCTCGGCTAACGGCGAAACTGTAACCCTCGGACGTTTGCTGGTGCGGGATGTTCCGCTGGATCAGTCAACCATAACGCCAGAGATGCAGAAGAATATGGATCTGAAGTATACCGAGGTGAAATTTGAGACCGCAATTGACCGCCGGACCGGAACTGCGCTTCATGGCAGCCTCCGTCAGATTGAGCGGGTGCCGGCAGGGGCGATCTTCCGGCCGGCAGAGTTCATCTTCAACATCTATGAGGATGGAGATAAAGACCTGCTCAAGCATCTGTTTGAGGCGATGGCGCTGCTTGAGGATGACTATCTCGGCGGGATGGGCTCGCGCGGCTACGGCAAGGTGAAGTTTGAAAATATCAGAGTCTGGTGGAACAAGAAAGAGGATTACGAAAAGGGCAATCTTGGCCTTACTGCTGAAAGAGCGGTAAACAAAACCTGGACAACTCCGCGGGAGCTGATTAATAACTTTGCAGAGTTGAAAAAGGGGCTCACCGGATGA
- the csm4 gene encoding type III-A CRISPR-associated RAMP protein Csm4, with amino-acid sequence MMTTLNACILKPKGPLHLGQREGMREGTETLVHSDTLFSALCHSFLLLYGRAELERFLAAFGSTPPLLISSAYCHCQDRFYFPVPHNQIPVGKEQKKIRFVMQSEFEKLLAGKALDEETVQAKLPEGVITTDDVPRVTVSRLTGTAAEEGGFYHLGQVWLHNAAFFFLYEVKPEWKEKFEATVRLMCDEGVGGYRTVGKGQFYPPEFRQIELNLPSSADAELLLSLYYPAEGETARLAEGWYQLIFRRGYVYSPDNRSWRRKAVGMFAEGSVFPGGNHRGMLVDVTPDRVLLPHPVYRYGVAFTLPCRFRPERRGE; translated from the coding sequence ATGATGACTACCTTGAACGCCTGCATACTGAAACCGAAGGGTCCACTGCACCTTGGCCAGCGGGAAGGGATGCGGGAGGGCACGGAGACGCTCGTTCATTCCGACACCCTCTTTTCCGCCCTCTGCCACAGTTTTCTGCTTCTTTACGGCAGAGCGGAGCTGGAGCGGTTTCTTGCCGCCTTCGGCTCCACGCCCCCGCTCCTCATCAGTTCCGCTTATTGCCATTGCCAGGACCGGTTCTACTTTCCGGTGCCCCATAATCAGATTCCGGTGGGCAAGGAGCAGAAGAAAATCCGCTTCGTTATGCAGTCGGAGTTTGAAAAACTGCTGGCAGGCAAGGCGCTCGATGAGGAAACAGTGCAGGCAAAGCTCCCCGAAGGCGTAATCACAACCGACGATGTTCCCAGAGTTACTGTCTCCCGGCTTACCGGCACGGCAGCCGAGGAGGGCGGGTTCTATCATCTCGGCCAGGTCTGGCTCCATAATGCCGCTTTCTTTTTCCTCTACGAGGTCAAACCGGAGTGGAAGGAAAAGTTTGAGGCAACAGTCCGGCTGATGTGCGATGAGGGGGTCGGCGGCTATCGCACGGTCGGCAAGGGGCAGTTTTATCCGCCCGAGTTTCGCCAGATTGAGCTCAACCTGCCTTCCAGTGCCGACGCCGAACTCCTGCTGTCACTCTACTACCCTGCCGAGGGCGAGACCGCCCGGCTGGCTGAAGGCTGGTATCAGCTGATTTTCCGCCGGGGCTATGTCTACTCACCAGACAATCGCTCCTGGCGGCGCAAGGCGGTCGGTATGTTTGCCGAGGGGTCGGTGTTTCCCGGTGGTAATCACCGCGGGATGCTGGTTGATGTTACCCCGGACAGGGTGCTGCTTCCGCATCCGGTCTATCGTTACGGAGTTGCTTTTACCCTGCCCTGCCGCTTCAGGCCGGAAAGGAGGGGTGAATGA
- the csm5 gene encoding type III-A CRISPR-associated RAMP protein Csm5 produces the protein MSSNSFTVRLKILTPVHIGSGETVSILDYFLEAGQLCRVDIAGLFSDPDFVSIKDKFLQSAASGQAIDKLLPKELLRKHILYRIPVSPSARNTNQIEVRLFIQSAGRVYIPGSSLKGAILAALCYDVLKQSDYHTLSSILEGWEKENRRGKKTREYEDPLNIVLPALIDAGDLQLKKFTRWLDVTDSDFKNPSDALELSLARVIGARRGVILVLYETLRPGITFNLTLRIPPQSKLTPETLLERVNEFYRKVLEKDRQPTDVQVNSSRVLIRLGQGSGMFATALLILAQELNLTHIYRLPKVDTRIGPRTRKRIGSIPMGWAELEVV, from the coding sequence ATGAGTTCAAATTCCTTTACTGTCCGGTTGAAGATCCTGACTCCGGTTCATATCGGCTCCGGCGAGACCGTCAGCATACTGGACTACTTCCTTGAGGCTGGACAGCTCTGCCGGGTGGATATTGCCGGCCTTTTCAGCGACCCGGATTTCGTTTCCATCAAAGACAAGTTTCTGCAGTCTGCTGCCAGCGGTCAGGCGATTGACAAGCTTCTGCCGAAAGAGCTGCTCCGGAAGCACATTCTGTACCGGATTCCGGTTTCACCCAGTGCCCGGAATACCAATCAGATTGAAGTCCGGCTTTTTATCCAGTCTGCCGGCAGAGTCTACATTCCAGGTTCCTCCCTCAAGGGTGCGATCCTCGCCGCCCTGTGCTATGATGTTCTCAAACAGTCAGATTATCATACGTTAAGCTCTATACTTGAAGGTTGGGAAAAAGAGAACCGGAGGGGCAAAAAGACAAGGGAGTACGAGGACCCGCTCAATATCGTACTGCCGGCGTTAATCGATGCGGGAGATCTCCAGCTCAAGAAATTCACCCGCTGGCTGGATGTTACCGATTCCGATTTTAAGAACCCCTCGGACGCTCTGGAGCTTTCCCTTGCCCGGGTGATTGGTGCCCGGCGTGGTGTGATCCTGGTTCTGTATGAAACCCTCAGACCCGGCATCACCTTCAACCTGACGCTCAGGATCCCGCCTCAGTCAAAGCTTACTCCCGAGACACTGCTGGAAAGGGTCAACGAGTTCTACCGCAAGGTGCTGGAAAAGGACCGTCAGCCAACGGATGTGCAGGTGAACTCCAGCCGGGTCCTGATCCGGCTCGGTCAGGGTTCCGGAATGTTTGCCACCGCTCTGCTCATTCTTGCCCAGGAGCTGAATTTAACTCATATTTACCGTCTGCCCAAGGTTGATACCCGGATCGGACCGCGGACCCGCAAGCGG